In Cololabis saira isolate AMF1-May2022 chromosome 10, fColSai1.1, whole genome shotgun sequence, a single window of DNA contains:
- the LOC133451888 gene encoding high affinity immunoglobulin epsilon receptor subunit gamma-like isoform X2, whose translation MSFSDTIGSMYICYILDGILILYGIILTILYCRLKMGPTYKTAGSHEKRPAEGGIYAGLTSQSTDTYETIRTDKKQMV comes from the exons ATGTCATTTTCAG ACACGATTGGCAGCATGTACATATGCTATATCTTGGATGGGATTCTCATCCTGTATGGCATCATTCTCACCATCCTTTACTGCAGGCTGAAG ATGGGTCCAACCTACAAAACAGCTGGCAGTCATGAG AAACGGCCTGCTGAGGGAGGCATCTATGCG GGTCTGACCTCTCAAAGCACTGACACCTACGAGACCATCAGAACGGATAAAAAGCAAATGGTGTGA
- the LOC133451888 gene encoding high affinity immunoglobulin epsilon receptor subunit gamma-like isoform X1 yields MSFSDTIGSMYICYILDGILILYGIILTILYCRLKMGPTYKTAGSHEKRPAEGGIYAVRLPILMLKKTFKKAHEGKLTAHGSDLSKH; encoded by the exons ATGTCATTTTCAG ACACGATTGGCAGCATGTACATATGCTATATCTTGGATGGGATTCTCATCCTGTATGGCATCATTCTCACCATCCTTTACTGCAGGCTGAAG ATGGGTCCAACCTACAAAACAGCTGGCAGTCATGAG AAACGGCCTGCTGAGGGAGGCATCTATGCGGTGAGACTTCCCATTCTAATGcttaaaaagacatttaaaaaggcACATGAGGGAAAACTAACGGCGCATG GGTCTGACCTCTCAAAGCACTGA